The Ralstonia sp. RRA DNA segment TCAAGCTGGCTGATGCGCACGTGCTTGCCGCGCGTCGTGCGTTGCACGTACGTGCCGTCCGCTTGCATGACCCAAGCTGATGCGTTGTCGCGCAGATGGACTTGCAGGCTTTCCTTGATGACGCGTGCCTTGAGCTTGCGATCGAGCACCGGGAAGGCAACCTCTACGCGGCGGAACAAGTTGCGGTCCATCCAGTCCGCGCTGGAGAGGTAGACGACCTCCTCGCCGGCAGCATGGAAGTAGTAGACGCGGTGATGCTCCAGGAAGCGCCCGACGATCGAGCGCACGCTGATGTTCTCGCTCAGCCCCGGCACGCCTGCCTTGAGCGCGCACACACCACGCACGATCAGGTCGATCTTCACGCCAGCACGCGAGGCCTTGTACAGCTCGTCGATGATGGTCGGTTCCAGCAGCGCGTTCATCTTGCCGATGATGCGCGCACGTTTGCCCGCGCGTGCGGCGCGCGCTTCGGCACGGATATGCTCGACCAGGTTCTCATGCATCGTAAACGGCGAGTGCCACAGGTGATGCAGCTTGACCTGCGCACCGGTGCCGGTGAGCAACTGGAAGGTGTGATGCACGTCTTCGCAGATCTGTTCGTTGGCCGTCATCAGGCCGAAGTCCGTATAGAGGCGGGCGGTCTTGGGGTGGTAGTTGCCGGTGCCCAGGTGCACGTAGCGGTGCAGCTTGACGGTCTTGCCCTTGCCGGAGACTTCACGACGCACCACGAGCAGCATCTTGGCGTGGCACTTGTGGCCCACCACGCCGTACACGACGTGTGCGCCTGCGGATTCAAGCTGGTCGGCCCAGTTGATGTTTGTTTCTTCGTCAAAGCGCGCCAGCAGCTCGACCACGACGGTCACTTCCTTACCGTTGCGCGCGGCCTTGATGAGCGCTTCCATTACCGGCGATTCGTTGCCGGTGCGATAGACCGTCTGCTTGATGGCTACTACGTCGGGGTCGCGCGCAGCCTGTTGCAACAGTTCCAGCACGGGCGTGAAGCTCTCGTACGGATGATGCAGCAGGATGTCGCCCTGCCGGATGGCGTCGAAGATGTTCGAGCTGTTGGCAACCTGCTTGACTGTCGCCGGCACGTGCGGCGGGTACTTGAGTACAGGCTTGTCGACCATGTCGGGCACTTGCAGCAGGCGCACCAGGTTCACCGGGCCCTTGACGCGGTAGCAGTCGGCTTCGGTCAGGCCGAATTCCTGCAAGAGGCGGCGCACCAGCGCGGGCGACGTGTCATGCGCGATTTCCAGGCGCACCGCATCGCCAAAGTGGCGGGTGGACAGTTCGCCCT contains these protein-coding regions:
- the ppk1 gene encoding polyphosphate kinase 1 gives rise to the protein MSTLPAGDLLNRELGILEFNARVLAQAADPGVPLMERLKFICIVSSNLDEFFEIRIAGLKEQMRDNPSSLTPDGLSVQQAFGVVTDQVRQLVTQQYAMLQDEILPLLEKEGVFFHMTTNWNEAQRAWCRSFFQHELVPVLTPMALDPAHPFPRVLNKSLNFIIELSGKDAFGREAELAIVQAPRALPRLVQMPPELSGYPYGFVLLSSFMQGFVHELFPQIDVHGCYQFRVTRNSDLFVSEDEITDLREALQGELSTRHFGDAVRLEIAHDTSPALVRRLLQEFGLTEADCYRVKGPVNLVRLLQVPDMVDKPVLKYPPHVPATVKQVANSSNIFDAIRQGDILLHHPYESFTPVLELLQQAARDPDVVAIKQTVYRTGNESPVMEALIKAARNGKEVTVVVELLARFDEETNINWADQLESAGAHVVYGVVGHKCHAKMLLVVRREVSGKGKTVKLHRYVHLGTGNYHPKTARLYTDFGLMTANEQICEDVHHTFQLLTGTGAQVKLHHLWHSPFTMHENLVEHIRAEARAARAGKRARIIGKMNALLEPTIIDELYKASRAGVKIDLIVRGVCALKAGVPGLSENISVRSIVGRFLEHHRVYYFHAAGEEVVYLSSADWMDRNLFRRVEVAFPVLDRKLKARVIKESLQVHLRDNASAWVMQADGTYVQRTTRGKHVRISQLELLNHFSPQAAAAAETAAAVAAATVAEATVRTPVEISAG